One window from the genome of Luteolibacter rhizosphaerae encodes:
- a CDS encoding DUF7684 family protein has protein sequence MDCPPKEELAISRSLVEAGCRYVVCGGQDCEDWHDAVDMAFVLANADEPGGADAAPLVMTTWHEKESPDEVAFHFIHLTDFEDVAFRNYLVLHLGAGPEEQPLEATVISHALHRWQAGGGGI, from the coding sequence ATTGACTGCCCGCCGAAGGAAGAGCTTGCGATTTCACGATCACTTGTGGAGGCAGGCTGTCGCTACGTGGTCTGCGGCGGGCAGGATTGCGAGGACTGGCATGATGCCGTCGACATGGCCTTCGTTCTGGCAAATGCCGATGAACCGGGCGGCGCGGATGCAGCTCCTTTGGTGATGACCACCTGGCATGAGAAGGAGTCTCCGGACGAGGTGGCCTTCCATTTCATCCACCTGACCGATTTCGAGGACGTGGCTTTCCGGAACTACCTAGTCCTGCACCTCGGCGCGGGACCGGAAGAACAACCACTCGAAGCCACGGTGATAAGCCATGCCCTGCACCGCTGGCAAGCTGGCGGCGGCGGGATTTAA